One Rutidosis leptorrhynchoides isolate AG116_Rl617_1_P2 unplaced genomic scaffold, CSIRO_AGI_Rlap_v1 contig521, whole genome shotgun sequence DNA window includes the following coding sequences:
- the LOC139884227 gene encoding COP1-interacting protein 7-like, with protein FVRFVSTPAILERFVSLEREIFQIDSSVQPTNKNVAVETEEGKGTISNGTKTKSTDSPISEEETSKVQLQRLLESRKALLRREQAMAYARGFVAGFGIDNIDDLISFADAFKASRLGEACVKFKELCRKKYTDRLWMEELAAVEASGIVLPNPTGATDQNTMLNVFKSALNGSADAKEPDTTSQKDGNLPASDSIPNVQIPMPWPNQLPHYMYNAQGQIQQMPPYPGYMFSPIQAIPPPYLSNMQWPQMSSSRKREKFFNKKDEDSGEDKQTDSDDSDTESGSNSYVDKERKHSPSENSERKKYKKKSSRTVVIRNINYITPNGRNGEAKGVSEENSSEDDFDDEDVLKQRVGDVVESLSKSRKSKSSYSKKKGSENGHTAENGSNDGDVTVNGAASTLQSIDIGDNQFLESEKIPKKVSLSGDPLVINQRNGYEDRAKLVDFENGEIVPPVLKRSVDDSLLLGRSQDSESEVRGVSYARASESSIIRTRRGDDSFISNDCGKAFNGDAATEKNLFDSTDSILASEGYRTEKTRKETFFDDSIMVQARSPADDRLSDSQWKTDISMIVDQTPASHTENVSSDNKQNVCEPDDLYMVLERNSIDNSGNMSWSMDYSGIDMSLTEVNKKIPDVETNSNTDKKLPSVTKSCELPRKEVKPKVSRGSVRKSDNFENRSRKPSVSSRPAIHKSKLELEEEMRKKMEEIAIERQRRIAERTASMGSGGVPSKKGASSESKSSMKTSRVS; from the exons GGATTCTCCTatatcagaagaagaaacttcaaa ggTTCAACTTCAACGCCTTTTGGAATCTCGAAAGGCCTTGCTCCGTAGAGAACAAGCAATGGCATATGCTCGTGGTTTTGTAGCTGGATTTGGTATAGATAACATAGACGATCTAATTTCCTTTGCAGATGCATTTAAAGCTTCAAGGCTAGG GGAAGCATGCGTGAAATTTAAGGAATTATGCCGGAAAAAGTACACTGATCGTCTGTGGATGGAAGAATTAGCAGCGGTGGAGGCATCTGGAATTGTACTTCCAAATCCAACTGGTGCCACTGATCAGAATACGATGTTAAATGTTTTCAAAAGTGCACTGAATGGTTCTGCCGATGCAAAAGAACCGGACACTACTAGTCAAAAAG ATGGAAACTTGCCTGCATCAGACAGCATACCAAACGTCCAAATACCAATGCCATGGCCAAATCAGTTGCCTCATTACATGTACAATGCCCAAGGCCAAATTCAACAAATGCCTCCGTACCCAGGGTATATGTTCTCTCCGATACAAGCTATTCCTCCTCCCTACCTTAGCAACATGCAGTGGCCTCAAATGTCATCTTCAAGAAAAAGAGAAAAATTCTTTAATAAAAAAGATGAAGATTCAGGAGAGGACAAACAGACTGATAGTGATGACTCGGACACTGAAAGTGGTTCAAATTCTTATGTAGATAAAGAAAGAAAACACTCTCCATCAGAGAACTCTGAGAGGAAAAAATACAAGAAGAAATCCTCCAGAACTGTGGTCATCCGTAATATCAACTACATTACTCCGAATGGGAGAAATGGAGAAGCAAAGGGAGTTTCTGAAGAAAATTCTTCTGAGGATGATTTCGACGATGAAGATGTCCTTAAACAgcgtgtcggtgatgttgttgaatcaTTGAGTAAATCTCGCAAATCAAAGTCGAGTTACTCTAAGAAAAAAGGATCAGAAAACGGCCACACTGCTGAAAATGGTTCAAATGATG GAGATGTAACTGTTAATGGGGCAGCGAGCACATTGCAGTCCATCGATATTGGGGATAATCAATTTCTGGAATCGGAGAAAATTCCAAAAAAAGTGTCACTTTCAGGTGACCCCTTAGTAATAAACCAGAGGAATGGATATGAAGACAGGGCTAAGCTGGTAGATTTTGAAAATGGGGAGATTGTTCCACCAGTTTTGAAGAGAAGTGTAGATGATTCGTTACTATTGGGAAGATCGCAAGATTCTGAAAGTGAAGTTAGGGGAGTTTCCTATGCTCGTGCTTCTGAATCATCCATTATCAGGACGAGAAGGGGAGACGATTCCTTTATTTCCAATGACTGTGGGAAAGCATTCAATGGAGATGCGGCCACCGAGAAAAACCTCTTTGACAGTACTGACAGCATTTTGGCATCAGAGGGATACCGGACTGAGAAGACTCGAAAAGAAACTTTTTTCGACGATTCCATCATGGTCCAGGCCCGATCACCGGCTGACGACCGTCTGAGCGATTCTCAATGGAAAACAGACATAAGCATGATTGTGGATCAAACTCCAGCTTCCCACACAGAAAATGTTTCGTCAGATAATAAACAAAATGTCTGTGAGCCAGATGACCTTTATATGGTACTTGAAAGGAATTCCATAGATAACTCGGGAAATATGTCTTGGTCCATGGACTATAGTGGGATTGATATGTCACTCACAGAAGTGAACAAAAAAATCCCCGATGTTGAAACCAATAGCAATACAGATAAGAAGCTTCCTTCAGTCACCAAGAGTTGTGAACTTCCTAGAAaagaagtcaaaccaaaagtttCACGTGGATCCGTAAGGAAGAGCGATAACTTTGAGAATAGAAGCAGGAAACCGTCAGTTTCGAGTAGACCTGCTATTCACAAGAGCAAACTGGAGTTG GAAGAGGAAATGCGGAAAAAGATGGAAGAAATAGCAATTGAACGGCAGAGGAGAATTGCAGAAAGAACGGCATCTATGGGATCTGGTGGCGTACCATCCAAGAAAGGAGCATCGTCAGAAAGCAAAAGCTCTATGAAGACCAGCAGAGTTAG ctgA